Sequence from the Fictibacillus arsenicus genome:
GAACGTAAACGTTAAAGGGATCTATTTTATGTGCAAGTATGTCATTCCGGAAATGCAGAAAAACCAATCAGGATCGATCATCAACATAGCAAGTTTTGTAGCGTTCCTCGGGTGCAGCGTTCCACAAGATGCGTACACAGCTTCAAAAGGAGCCGTTAATGCATTGACAAAATCGCTCGCTATCCAGTTCCGTCCGGAAGGCATCCGTACCAATTCTATCTGCCCTGGACCGATCGAAACGCCCCTATTGATGGAATGGCTCGTAAAAGATGAAGAAGCAAAAAAGGTACGGTTGTCGCGACAACCGGCCGGTCGATTCGGAAAACCGGAAGATATCGTGTACGCAGCCATCTATTTAGCATCTGACGAGTCCGATTGGACGAACGGGGCGCTATTAAACATCGACGGCGGGATAACGTCGAACTATTTCTAGGGTAAAAGCTCTATATTCAAGGCCGTGAGTAGCTTATTCTCACAGAAACACACCACAATCTCACGGATTTCTAACTTATTCTCACGAGTTTTTACCTTAATCTCACGAAAATGCAACACATACTCGCGAGACGGCAATTCTAGACACATTCAGAACACCGATGCAACATCCAAATTCGAAAGGAGTGTTTAGATTGGGGGAAGTAAATCACGATAAGCAAGGCCTTCAAAAAGCGTTAAAACCCATACACTTATGGGCAATCGCAGTCGGAATGGTTATCTCAGGTCAGTACTTCGGCTGGAACTACGGGTTTGAACAAGGCGGTACGCTCGGGCTTATGGGTGCCGCGCTTTTCATCACCATCTTCTACACCGCCTTTATTTTCAGCTATTCGGAACTATCGACCTCCATTCCACACGCAGGCGGGCCATCGGCTTATGCCAGGCGTGCGATGGGACCATATGCAGGTTTTATGACGGGAATCTCGGTACTGATCGAGTTCGTGTTCGCCCCGCCAGCCATTGCCGTTGCGACCGGGGCATACATCAACTTTCTCATCCCGGCAATCAACCCGGTTTATGCGACAGTTGCCGTGTTCGTCTTTTTCATTTTAATCAACATGATCGGTGTAAAAGGTGCCGCACTTATCGAGCTAGTCGCCACAATCATCGCACTCATCGGACTTGCTATTTATTTTGCTGCTGGCTCCACACACGTCCAGCTAGACTACATTTTTAACGAAAATGCACTTCCGAACGGATGGACCGGCATGTGGATGGCAATTCCATTTGCGATCTGGTTCTATCTAGCGGTTGAAGGCGGTGCGATGGCAGCTGAAGAAGTTCAGAATCCCAAAAAAGACATTCCAAAAGGCTTCATCGCCGGAATTTTAACACTAGCCATTTGTACGATAGGAACGCTCTTCATAACAGCCGGCTTGGGTGGCGGTGTTGGACAGCCAGCAGATAACCCGCTTCCACAGGCACTCGCTTCCGTTTACGGTGAAGGTCACTTCTTTCCTAAGCTAGTAGCTGTGATCGGACTCGCCGGGTTAATCGCGAGCCTTCACGGCATCATCATCGGCTACTCACGCCAGACATTCGCCCTTTCACGTGCCGGGTACCTGCCTAAGTTTTTATCAAGATTATCAAAGCGTCAAATTCCAACTTGGGGACTTCTCCTCCCGGGCGGAATCGGTGTCATTGCAGCAGCTAACGCCACATTTGCCAACCAGCTTATTATCCTAGCGGTATTTGGTGCTGCCATGATGTATTGTTTAAGCTTGGTTTCCCTGTTCATTTTAAGAAAAAAAGAGCCAAACCTGCACCGGCCGTTTAAAGTCTCATACCCTCTCGTTCCAGGTGTGGCAATCGTTCTCGGGGTTATCTCGCTTTTCTGTGTGATCTATTACAGCGTGTTTAATCAATCGCTGCCGTTGTTTGGAGTAAACATTCCGCTGCTTGGAGTGCTCCTGTTCATTTATGGAGCCGCAACCGTCTATTATTTAGCGGTTGGACGCCATAAACTTCTTCCGATCGAAGAAGAGTTTAGAGTGTTTGATGAATTAGAGGCGGAAAGTGATGAGAGTTTGAGAAAGAAGAACGCATAATGAAAAGGCCATCTTTATTGGCCTTTTTTACGTTCATAAGAGTTTAATAGCACCCATAACATCTATAGAAGATTATTCGTATATATGTTAAAATTCCAATAAAAGGATGTTAGGTGCTGTATGAAAAATTTCATAAGTCTTAAAATGACCAGTAATCTATTGCTTGTTATTAATGGATTCATGCTTTTACTGCATATCTTAATCTTGCTCAAAATAGTACCTTATGATTTCATCTGGGGCGGACAAATAAATAATACTGCAGATCTCTATCGGCTAGAAAGCATCTCAATACTCATACAGTGCGGGTTTATTTTTATCATTTCATTAAGAGCAGGGTACATCTTTCCAGGAAAGCTTAAAAAAACAGCAAATGTGGGTGTATGGATAATCTTCATCTTCATGATCTTAAACACAATCGTCAACATTACATCAAGCTCTGGTATTGAATCATTAGTAATGACCCCATTAACGATTATACTCGCCATATTGACATTCAGGCTAGCCCTCGAAAAAGAGGGCCACAACACAACCATTTCTCACTAAACAGCTCGCCATTAGAGCTGTTTTTTATTTTCCCTTTCAAGACAACTGCCTATCATCTTTCCCCCTCCCCCTGCATACAATGAGTTAATACATGAAATATGGTTAAGCCATTACCGAAAGAAATGGACAAATCATGTTTTGAAGGGAGAGATCGTATGAGCGGATATCCGAACATGAGGGAGTTTTACCAGAAGGGGCTCATTCTTATCGGAGAGAATGATCGAGCGGCTCTTTTGCAGAAATCAGGAGAAAATACTTCGCACGAAGGGTCCACACACTGGCTCATAGCGATGGAAGGCAGCGAAAAGCAGCCCGATATTTACCAATGGAAGGTTCTCATCTACCCATCTGATTCAAAAAAAGTAAACTGCTACAAGTCACCGTACTACTCATCACAGCACTTTTCATCCATACACGACGCCATCAATTATTCAAATGAGCTGAGCCAAAAAGCCAGAGAAGATCAGCTGAATACCCTCGAATAACCACATAGATAGATTATCAGTTTTACCTTAGCTTTTCTTTTTACCTTGGATTGTGAAATAGTGTACATAAGCCCTCGTCAAATACATAGAACACCAGCAATGAAGTGGATTAGAGCCAGTTCATTTTTATTATGTCTTTTTGGCGATACTTGCTTGTCGAGCGGTGTCGGCTCGAGAGTATATGAAAATTTTCGTGAGAATAGCAGGGAAACTCGTGAGATTACGGGGATTTTTCGTGAGATTAAATATGAAACTCGTGAAAAAAAACGTTCCCAAGCGCTTCCCCACCTAAACTTTCCCCAAGTCGTCTGCATTCGCTTCTGCCTACACTCCCTACCATTTTATTTCCCTCACTATGCAACCAAAGAATATTCACTCGTGATCACGTCAATACTGCATACTATGACTTTATAGAGAAAGAAGATGGATGCGAAATGACAGAATCATCTCGTGAATTTCTTACCGCTGATCTATCTCATAATTTAAAAATCATCGAAGAAAAAATGAATAATACTGCTGATTTAAAGATAAGGAAATTATCCTTTCATGGTAAGACCATTTTCCTTTTATATCTAGATACGATAACGGATAAGGAATCGATTGAAATGCATATCATCAATCCGATTAACAAGCAGATCTCAGAAAGTATTGAGGGTACGTTAAGCGCAAAACAATTTTCGATTCTCACTACCTTTAATGATATAAGCAACTCATTAGTTGAGGGAAATACGATTTTATTGATGCAAGACGGCAACATTGCCTATTCGATCGCTACATTGACCGATGAAAAGCGTGCGATAAATGAATCGTTAAACGAAAAAGTGACAATGGGTGCCCATGATAGTTTTGTTGAAAACGCCAGCACCAATATAGCTTTACTAAGAAAACGGCTCCGATCTGCCGATTTCAAAGTCGAATACCAAAAATTTGGAACAACAACAAATGTTGAAGTTGCAATCTGCTATATTGAATCAAAAGTGGATCCCGCTGTTCTTCATTCCATTAAAAGCAGATTGGAAAAAATAAATAATACGGAGCTCTATAATGCTCGTCAGTTGCAAGAAATCCTGGAAGATTACCCGTATTCTCCTTTTCCGCAAACGCTTCGATCGGAAAGGCCAGACCGGGCAGTTATAAATCTTTTAAAAGGAAGTACGGTTATTTTTCTTGAGCATGAACCTTCTGCCTTAATTACACCTGTCTCTTTTTATTCGTTTTTGAGAAGTCCGGAAGATTATAACTCCAGATGGTTCGTGAACCTTTTTTATTATTCATTAAGATTACTTGCTTTTATTATGTCCGTAACACTTCCGGCTTTTTATATCGCTGTAAATGCCTATCATTCTTCCATATTGCCTGTAAGTACCTTTTATACTCTAAAGCTTTCCGTTTTGAATGTCCCGTTTCATCCTTTTATCGAAGCGGTTATGATGCAGATTATATTGGAATTGTTGAAGGAAGCATCGGTTAGACTCCCATCGGCGGTTGCCCAAACAATCGGTACTGTTGGGGCGATTGTCATCGGTTCAGCAATCGTTCAAACCAACTTTATATCGAATACAATGGTCGTGGTAATTGCGATTACTGCAGTTTCATCCTTTGTCATGCCGATCGGAGAAATGAGTACAACAATCCGTTTAATGAGTTTTCCACTCATTTTTCTAGCAGCCCTTTTTGGCTTTATAGGGATTGCATTCGGATTGATGGTCTATACGACACATCTTGTAAAACTGACATCTGCCGGAAAAGCGTATGTAGATTCACCTAACATTCTTCAATCAACGCTAAAAAAAGCACCTAACAAAGGAAAGGCGTAGGATCCATATGCTTACAAATAAGAATTTATTTTTCTTAATTATACAAGCCCAGATCGGCATCGGCATCCTCGGTCTGCCCTATATTTTATATAACGACGTACAGCAGGATGGCTGGATGTCTCTTCTTGTCGCCGGAGTTTTGGCGCAAGGTGTCATCATTATTCTTGTCATGCTTTGCAGAACCTCACCAAAAGAAACCTTTTATGAGCTCAACCTAAGACTGTTAGGGAATTTTTTAGGAAAACTTTTAAACATAAGTTACGTCCTGTACTTTACATTGCTTTCGTTGCTCTTAATGATCCTTGTTTCAGATGTAATCAACACATGGATCCTGCATAGAACACCTCGGTGGGCGATCATTTTATTACTATTAATTGCATCAGCCTATATTGCGAAAGAAAAAATCGTAACCATTTCTAGAACGTTCCTCTTTTTTTCCGTTCTTTTTTTAGGTCTGATTTTTTTGCTCATCCTTGTCTATCAGCAAGATACACACATCGGAAGACTGCGGCCAATTGGGACAAACAGTTTTATGGAGATTATTAAAGCTAGTCCGGATGCTTTCGTTTCAATCATTGGCTTTGAACTCATTTTATTCATCATGCCGTTTCTGAAGAATCCTAAAAAGAGTCTAATAGTTCTTTCCTTTGCGAATTTGTTTACCGTTGCGCTATATGTCTTCCTTTTTGTTACATGTGTGATTTCTTTTAGCGGTGTACAATTCAGCCTCATTCAAGAACCTCTGTTGTATCTTTTTCGTGGATTATCGTTCGAGTTTGTCGAGAGAATCGATGTTATCTTTCTTTCTTTTTGGCTTGTCCCGATCGCAAGTACACTCGTAATTCAGCTTTTTAACGCCAGTCATGGCGTTCAACATTTATTTTCAATCCAAAGGAAAAAAGCGGTGTATTTAATTTCCGTTATTTTATTCTGCATCGGTTTATTTCCTGTTAGTGTTGCAGTAAAAGATACACTCTCAAATATCTTGATCTATTTAAACATAACCTTTGTTTTTTTCTTTCCCACTCTATTGTTGATAATCGCAAAACTTAGGGGGAAGAAAGCATGAAAAATACGTTGTTAAAAATAATCATCCCTTTGACTCTCATTCCTCTGTTATCCGGATGCTGGGACCAGAAGTTAATCGTGGATCAAGAAGTAATGAATGGCATAAGTTTTGATTTAGAGGACGAAAAAGTTAAGTCTACGATATTGGTACTTAACATCATACCGATGGGAACAGGCTTTTTCGACTTTAAAAACCAGATTTCTTCTGCCACCGGCCATTCTTTAGAAGATACGTATCGGGAATTAAGAACATATTATACAGGACCTTTAACCGCATCAAAATCACGCATCGTTTTGTTTGGAGAAAGTTTTGCCAAGAAAAATTTAAACGCCTATCTCGATTTTTTCTTCCGTTTACCCGATCCTTATCTCGGGAGTAAAGTCGCAATCGTAAAAGGGCAAGAAGCAAGCGAATTTTTTTCTACGAAAGAAATCGGCACGAACCCAATCGCCTTTGGCTTATATGAAATCATAGATGCAGCGGAAGATAATTCGACGGTTCCTAAAGGGACGCTGAACACGTTATTTACCTATTTTAATGAAGAAGGAAAAGATTTTCTCCTTCCTGTCTTGGAGAAAAAAGAGGGCAATATTCTTGTTTCGGGAGCAGGATTAATCAGCCAAAATGCTTATTCGGGAGAGATGATTTCCTTAAAAGACTGTTCCCTTCTTTTATTATTGATGGATAATTACGGGGATCGTGTCGATCTGGAAACATATCTAAGTGAAAAAAAGAAATTAAACAATCAGGTTGCCTATCGGATTATAAAATCCAAACGAGAGATGAAAATTAAGAAAGATGCCTTACAAAAGCCAACAGTAGACATATCCTTAAACCTGAAAGTTATGATTCATCAATACCCAAAGACCGAAAGCATTGATTCCAAGAAAATTAAAGAGTTAGAAGAAACCATATCACGGGATTTAACAAAAAAATCTCAAGCGATTATGAAACAGACACAAAAGGCCAAAAGTGATGTCTTGGGGATTGGACGAGAAATAAAAGAGACTGATCCCTCAGCCTGGAAAGCACAAATTTGGAGAGAAACGTATCCTGAGATAAAAATAAATACACACGTAAAAGTAACGATTGAGAAGACAGGAATACTGAAATAACAAAAAAAGCACGCGAATGTGTGCTTTTTTTCAATGGAATTTTAAACAGTTGTTTAAAAAAGTATACTAGCTCT
This genomic interval carries:
- a CDS encoding SDR family NAD(P)-dependent oxidoreductase, with amino-acid sequence MRLQDKVCIITGAGGGMGKTAAEMFAKEGAKIAVFEMNEKSGSEAAEAIRQAGGDATYFYCNVTDEKSVKKAVGDTVEKYGKIDVLYNNAGVMIAEDHSVIDTPEDAWDLVMNVNVKGIYFMCKYVIPEMQKNQSGSIINIASFVAFLGCSVPQDAYTASKGAVNALTKSLAIQFRPEGIRTNSICPGPIETPLLMEWLVKDEEAKKVRLSRQPAGRFGKPEDIVYAAIYLASDESDWTNGALLNIDGGITSNYF
- the eat gene encoding ethanolamine permease, coding for MGEVNHDKQGLQKALKPIHLWAIAVGMVISGQYFGWNYGFEQGGTLGLMGAALFITIFYTAFIFSYSELSTSIPHAGGPSAYARRAMGPYAGFMTGISVLIEFVFAPPAIAVATGAYINFLIPAINPVYATVAVFVFFILINMIGVKGAALIELVATIIALIGLAIYFAAGSTHVQLDYIFNENALPNGWTGMWMAIPFAIWFYLAVEGGAMAAEEVQNPKKDIPKGFIAGILTLAICTIGTLFITAGLGGGVGQPADNPLPQALASVYGEGHFFPKLVAVIGLAGLIASLHGIIIGYSRQTFALSRAGYLPKFLSRLSKRQIPTWGLLLPGGIGVIAAANATFANQLIILAVFGAAMMYCLSLVSLFILRKKEPNLHRPFKVSYPLVPGVAIVLGVISLFCVIYYSVFNQSLPLFGVNIPLLGVLLFIYGAATVYYLAVGRHKLLPIEEEFRVFDELEAESDESLRKKNA
- a CDS encoding spore germination protein gives rise to the protein MTESSREFLTADLSHNLKIIEEKMNNTADLKIRKLSFHGKTIFLLYLDTITDKESIEMHIINPINKQISESIEGTLSAKQFSILTTFNDISNSLVEGNTILLMQDGNIAYSIATLTDEKRAINESLNEKVTMGAHDSFVENASTNIALLRKRLRSADFKVEYQKFGTTTNVEVAICYIESKVDPAVLHSIKSRLEKINNTELYNARQLQEILEDYPYSPFPQTLRSERPDRAVINLLKGSTVIFLEHEPSALITPVSFYSFLRSPEDYNSRWFVNLFYYSLRLLAFIMSVTLPAFYIAVNAYHSSILPVSTFYTLKLSVLNVPFHPFIEAVMMQIILELLKEASVRLPSAVAQTIGTVGAIVIGSAIVQTNFISNTMVVVIAITAVSSFVMPIGEMSTTIRLMSFPLIFLAALFGFIGIAFGLMVYTTHLVKLTSAGKAYVDSPNILQSTLKKAPNKGKA
- a CDS encoding GerAB/ArcD/ProY family transporter, encoding MLTNKNLFFLIIQAQIGIGILGLPYILYNDVQQDGWMSLLVAGVLAQGVIIILVMLCRTSPKETFYELNLRLLGNFLGKLLNISYVLYFTLLSLLLMILVSDVINTWILHRTPRWAIILLLLIASAYIAKEKIVTISRTFLFFSVLFLGLIFLLILVYQQDTHIGRLRPIGTNSFMEIIKASPDAFVSIIGFELILFIMPFLKNPKKSLIVLSFANLFTVALYVFLFVTCVISFSGVQFSLIQEPLLYLFRGLSFEFVERIDVIFLSFWLVPIASTLVIQLFNASHGVQHLFSIQRKKAVYLISVILFCIGLFPVSVAVKDTLSNILIYLNITFVFFFPTLLLIIAKLRGKKA
- a CDS encoding Ger(x)C family spore germination protein encodes the protein MKNTLLKIIIPLTLIPLLSGCWDQKLIVDQEVMNGISFDLEDEKVKSTILVLNIIPMGTGFFDFKNQISSATGHSLEDTYRELRTYYTGPLTASKSRIVLFGESFAKKNLNAYLDFFFRLPDPYLGSKVAIVKGQEASEFFSTKEIGTNPIAFGLYEIIDAAEDNSTVPKGTLNTLFTYFNEEGKDFLLPVLEKKEGNILVSGAGLISQNAYSGEMISLKDCSLLLLLMDNYGDRVDLETYLSEKKKLNNQVAYRIIKSKREMKIKKDALQKPTVDISLNLKVMIHQYPKTESIDSKKIKELEETISRDLTKKSQAIMKQTQKAKSDVLGIGREIKETDPSAWKAQIWRETYPEIKINTHVKVTIEKTGILK